The following are encoded in a window of Panicum virgatum strain AP13 chromosome 5N, P.virgatum_v5, whole genome shotgun sequence genomic DNA:
- the LOC120672631 gene encoding asparagine--tRNA ligase, cytoplasmic 1-like, with amino-acid sequence MATDAVAAAMAASSLCDNLEPATVRTGIRDVLAAGAARAGERVVVGGWVRTGREQGKGTFAFLELSDGSCASTLQVIVDAAVRPLARLTATGTSVLVEGEIKEPPEGTKQNVELKVSRVLEVGEVDAAAYPLPKGKVKLTLEKLRDVVHLRSRTNTIGAVARIRHQLAFATHRFFHENAFLYVHTPIITTSDCEGAGEMFQVTTLFSQAEKTEKELKENPAPSESEIEAAKVIVKEKGDAIAQLKAAKASKQDISAAVDGLHRAKEHVSKLEERSKLKPGIPRWDDGSIAFENDFFKRQAFLTVSGQLQVETYACALSSVYTFGPTFRAENSHTSRHLAEFWMVEPEIAFANLQDDMNCAEKYIQYLCKWLLDHCREDMEFMVKNYDKSAIERLELVSSTPFVRISYTKAVELLKNVTDKKFDNKVEWGIDLASEHERYLTEDIFKKPVIVYNYPKGIKAFYMRLNDDDKTVAAMDVLVPKVGELVGGSQREERLDVLKQRILDAGLPLEPYEWYLDLRRFGSVKHSGFGLGFERMILFATGMENIRDVIPFPRYPGRADL; translated from the exons ATGGCCACCGACGCCGTTGCGGCGGCGATGGCTGCGTCCTCCCTCTGCGACAACCTGGAGCCCGCCACCGTCCGCACCGGCATCCGCGACGTcctggccgcgggcgccgcgcgGGCCGGGGAGCGCGTCGTGGTCGGGGGCTGGGTCCGGACTGGCAGGGAGCAGGGTAAGGGCACCTTCGCCTTTCTCGAGCTCAGTGACGGCTCCTGTGCTTCCACGCTCCAGGTGATTGtcgacgccgccgtgcgcccgctCGCGCGCCTCACCGCCACGGGCACCTCCGTGCTCGTCGAGGGCGAGATCAAGGAACCACCCGAGGGGACCAAGCAGAACGTCGAGCTCAAGGTCAGCCGCGTCCTCGAGGTTGGCgaggtcgacgccgccgcctaccCGCTGCCCAAGGGCAAGGTCAAGCTCACGCTCGAGAAGCTCAGGGATGTCGTTCACCTCCGTTCGCGCACTAACACG ATTGGTGCAGTTGCTAGAATTAGACATCAGTTAGCCTTTGCAACACACAGGTTCTTCCACGAGAATGCATTTCTCTATGTACATACACCAATAATAACTACAAGTGACTGTGAGGGTGCTGGTGAGATGTTCCAAGTAACAACTTTGTTTAGCCAGGCTGAAAAAACTGAAAAGGAATTGAAAGAGAACCCTGCACCTTCTGAATCTGAAATCGAGGCAGCTAAAGTTATTGTCAAGGAGAAAGGAGATGCCATTGCACAGCTTAAAGCTGCAAAAGCCAGCAAACAAGACATATCAGCTGCTGTTGATGGGCTCCATAGGGCAAAAGAACATGTTTCAAAGCTGGAGGAGAGGTCTAAGTTAAAGCCTGGTATTCCACGCTGGGATGATGGGTCAATAGCTTTTGAAAATGACTTCTTCAAGCGTCAAGCTTTTCTGACTGTGTCTGGACAGCTTCAGGTCGAGACATACGCATGTGCTCTTAGTAGCGTGTATACCTTTGGACCAACATTCCGGGCAGAAAACTCACATACATCACGACATTTGGCAGAGTTTTGGATGGTTGAACCAGAAATCGCATTTGCAAACTTGCAG GATGATATGAACTGTGCAGAAAAATATATACAATACCTTTGCAAGTGGCTGCTTGACCATTGCCGGGAAGACATGGAATTCATGGTGAAAAATTATGATAAGAGTGCAATTGAACGTCTGGAGCTCGTTTCCTCGACTCCTTTTGTGCGGATTTCATATACAAAGGCTGTGGAGCTCTTGAAAAATGTTACTGACAAGAAGTTTGATAACAAAGTTGAATGGGGAATTGATTTAGCCTCTGAGCACGAGAG GTATTTGACAGAGGATATATTTAAGAAGCCAGTGATTGTTTATAACTATCCGAAAGGAATAAAGGCATTTTATATGAGGCTCAATGATGATGACAAGACGGTGGCTGCAATGGATGTTCTTGTGCCCAAG GTTGGCGAGTTAGTTGGTGGAAGCCAAAGGGAGGAACGTCTAGATGTTCTCAAACAGAG GATACTTGACGCTGGCTTGCCTTTGGAACCCTATGAATGGTACTTAGACCTCCGCCGCTTTGGGTCTGTAAAGCACAGCGGCTTTGGGTTGGGTTTCGAAAGGATGATTCTTTTTGCCACTGGTATGGAGAACATCAGAGATGTTATACCCTTCCCGAGGTACCCAGGAAGGGCTGACCTGTAA